Genomic DNA from Hyperolius riggenbachi isolate aHypRig1 chromosome 10, aHypRig1.pri, whole genome shotgun sequence:
TGTTAATTATAAAGATGTTATATCATTCCTGTGACCTCCTGCTTGTAGGAGAACATTGCTGTTTCTCTGTACTGTTCTTTTTAtgttcaataaaaaaatatatatattacagcCTGGGAATATGATTTGGGGACTAGAATATCCTTGCAACAGGTGAAAAGTGCACTAAATTGAGCTTCTATATTATCCAAATGCATGTCACACTAGGAATTACTCCCAAAAATTTTGATGAAGTGGTATATAACACGTAGAAAACTGGCAGCTTTTGACCCCACTCAATATCACCTTTGTTGGAGAACTGCGGTATGGTTGGCACTTTGTTACACATACTTTGGGAGTGCCCTAGTATTCAAAAATTCTGGAAAAAAGTTCAGTTTAGAATCCAAAAGCTAACCTCCACATCTAAACCCTTTTCCCCAGAATTAGCCTTGCTCAACATAAATATTGAGGATTAGAACCTATTACATAGACCGGTAGTTTTCCATATTTTGGCAGCAGCAAGAGCATTAATAGTTTCAAATTGGAAGTTAACTGAACCCCCCCTCTCTATCACAACTGAAATGTTTGGTTGAACAGAACCTATCCTTAGAATATAAAATCAGATCACGTCTGCATAGTCCAACAACCTCTTCATTCTCCCACCTTGGTCAGATGGGAAAAAGATTATTTAATCATCAACTCAGCCCTGGgtaaatacttaaaggggaacttcagcctaaacaaacatactgtcattaagttacattagttatgttaattagaatagataggtaatataattttttacccaccctgttttaaaagaacaggcaaatgtttgtgattcatgggggctgccttctttatcatgggggcagccatctttttggttggaaggaggtgacaaggagcaggagacacagttccaactgtcctgtgtcctgataaccccttccagctgcacatgctaggcttcaaatgtcaaattcaaaatgtaagaaaaaaaaaattgcaccaaaacagcagaacgagagcaacaacatcagaaatcccatcatgctttgcacagcatcaggggaaaaaagcccgggcagttttcttctgtgcagctaaaaatgaggcttggataagagaaacaaagttctgatgctgtgaaactgttaaaaaaacaccaagccttttcagtgctgctgagtcgatgtttagtccggaggtttactttaaaaccaACAGCTAGCTGATAAACTAAGAAACTCAAAGAATATCGAAAAGTATAATTGAATATAATGAGACCTTCTTCCCTTACTAATAGAGAGATACATGACACGTTTAGTTACTAAATTCGGTTACACTAGGCAGTGTACTCCCACTTCTATAGGTTTTTAATAAGGCCCCTAGGCCCATCCTCAGGAATATTCACATGTGAATAACAACTCCTCTAGGAAATAAAAAAACTAGTTTATAGACCATGGGGTTTAAGGTTTTGTACTAATATAATTATCTCATCATTGGTATATGTTTTAACATGGGATTATAGAGTTAAGATATTATTCACATGTAATCGTTATGGAAATTGATCCTTGTCCCAACAACATATCCTGAAGATGTGATACACCATGCTATTATTTTGTTCTTTGTAATGAAAAATTTTAATAAAGAAAATCTAAATACACTCACATTCCGTAGACTTGATTGATAGCACAGAGATTAATTTGGATGGGCTCTGCCCAATTTCGTTGGCCACAAGCAGGCTTTGCCTTGTAGTCCCAAGTCCGGTGTAGCGGTTGTGCGCACTTCCGACACCACCGATTCACGTGGGACGCCAGCCGCATGCAGGTCTCACTGAAGAGAGACATTTCTTATATTGAACAGACTACAGTTGTACTGTTTTATATTTGAATTTAACAGTGACGTATCTTTGAACCTGTGTGGTGCTACCTCTGTCTGTTGTTTTTGCGATTGTGTGGAGAGGAGGTGCACTAGaggagttcttttttttttatttatttctggaGCAGGTTGTGTTAGCGTGCTTGTGTTTATATATTAATATCACACAACCAGAACACTGAAGATAAACTAAATAAGGAAAAGTAGATCTGAACACAACCGCACCACTCATGAATGTATACAAAATAATCCATCTTTATTCAATACTAAAAAGTCAGTTAGAACAATTAAAAACTAAGTAACGGGTGGTACCACTGATACAATAGGAATAGTGTAGAATGAgaataaataacaataaacagTCCACAACAGGTAGGTCAGAAGTTAAATAATGGGATAAAAATCATCGAACGTCTAAATGAGCCACAATAAAAATGCTCAATGTCCCCAGATATGCATAATTATGAGAGTAAGAAATAAACAATTATCTCCTCAATcatcatacactcacctaaaggattattaggaacaccatactaatacggtgatggacccccttttgccttctgaactgccttaattctaagtggaattgattcaacaaggtgctgaaagtattctttagaaatgttggcccatattgataggatagcatcttgcagttgatggagatttgtgggatgcacatccagggcacgaagctcccgttccatcacatcccaaagatgctctattgggttgagatttggtgactgtggggccattttagtacagtgaactcattgtcatgttcaagaaaccaatttgaaatgattcgagctttgtgacatggtgcattattctgctggaagtagccatcagaggatgggtacatggtggtcatgaagggatggacatggtcagaaacaatgctcaggtagcctttggcatttaaacgatgcccaattggcactaaggggcctaaagtgtgccaagaaaacatcccccacaccattacaccaccagcctgcacagttgtaacaaggcatgatggatccatgttctcattctgtttatgccaaattctgactctatcaagactcatcagaccaggcaacatttgtccagtcttcaactgtccaattttggtgagcttgtgcaaattgtagcctctttttcctatttgtagtggagatgagtggtacccggtggggtcttctgctgttgtagctcatccgcctcaaggttgtgcgtgttgtggcttcacaaatgcttatatacctcggttgtaatgagtggttatttcaatcagtgttgctcttctatcagcttgaatcagacgGCCCATTcttctctgacctctagcatcaacaaggcatttttgcccacaggaggactgctgcatactggatgtttttcccttttcacgccATTTTTTGTAAactctagaaatggttgtgcgggaAAATGCCAGTAAcaaagcagattgtgaaatactcagaccggcccatctggcaccaacaaccgtgccacgctcaaaattgcttaaatcacctttctttcccattctgacattcaatttggagttcaggagattgtcttgaccaggaccacaccccttaaTGCATTGaaacaactgccatgtgattggttgattagataattgcattaatgagaaattgaacaggtgttcctaataatcctttaggtgagtgtacaatGCCCTGTCTTGTTTCACCCCCTACTTATTTGTTTATTTGCACCATTGCATTGGTATCACTTCATCTTATTTCACTGTCATGTTTCACTGGTTGCATATTTGCACTATTTGTGGATTGTATGATGGTTGAGGAGATAATTGTTTATTTCTTACTCTCATTATTATGCATATCTGGGGACATTGAGCATTTTTATTGTGGCTCATTTAGATGTTCGATGATTTTTATCCCATTATTTAACTGTTTGTTACTTGCCCTATTCCAATTTTTTCTGCAGAACACTGAAGATGTTTGAGGGCCAAAATCACGTGACTGAGGGGATACTAAActtcaccctggagatcatctttctgctgactggagaggtgaggaggattctgggagggtcatctgacatcactcttatctctatcaATAAAACAGACAGCATGTCTGGGCATGGCCAAGGTAAGTCACCCATGAGCTGACCTCTAGAAGTGGTGCCTCCACTATCAGACCTCAGGGTCCCCACCAGCTCAAGGCCCAACTGCTGCTTCCTCACAGAGTTCCAGTAAGGCAGCAGTGGGCCTGGCCAGAAATACTGATGTGGCTTCAGTTTCCTGAaacaaaggcccctacacctcagGCCTACTTCACACTGCATATTTGCAAGGAAATATCGTGTTACTATGCGGTATTCTCCATCTGGCATCCGGCCAAGCAAGAAGTGACGCTCACATCCTTTTTGGCAATCGATGACGTGCACGCAAGCTTATttctaaaatacgcttccacgctTGCGCAATGCAGATAATTGCGGGTGGTTTTTAAAAGTGCGCATGTTAACATAGACTTATATGACTTCTGGCCTGATGCAAATTGCCGCAGGACGCCACAGGAGCCGCATGGTAACGTAGGTATTGAAGcgcgttagatagggcacttccggtgcagcgtacggcaatgtggggagtgtgaacttccCCATAAATATACATTAGGCTTCAGTAGCAGTACGGCAATTTGCCACACCGCACCgccatagtgtgaaagggccatcAGAGTGAAGTAGGTAAAAGGTTTACAAAACTGAAGGACAGGATTATGGAGCAGGAGGCTAATTTGGTAGATCTTCCCATGAAGACTAAGAGCAACTTAAAATCGGAGGCACTGTAATAATGTAAGAATTAGTGTTACTTATTGACCCTAAAAGAGAATAATTCAACAAAAGATTCCATAGAGGTCTGGATTGCAAGACTGGGGATTCAGGCAGACGCTGGGAAACTGAGTGATTATTCAGACAGTGCAGTTATTTTGGAAAATAAGATGTTACAAATGCATATTGAAATTATTGATGCTTTATGTTATGAAACAGGAGTATGAAGTAGTGAAAAAGACATCCAGGGAGTTTTTGACCCCTAGTAGACCTCTCCATGGTCCTCCCACCATCTTAGTGCCTCCACCTAACCCGCTGATGCCTGAAAGAAGCAATGAGAAGATTCTAGACGTCATCTACAagatgattgagctgctgacaggagaggtgagcagtgcaagGAATTATGGGGCATTACCCAGTAACAGCAATTGATGCATGTGGATAGTGTCTGTAGCATGTTTCGGGTTCCTATATGGTGTCAGGATGTCTATTTCTCCATGCAGGAGTGGCAGTATTTAGAAGGACAGAAGGACTTCTACAAGGACATCATGGAGGAGAATCAGCCTCCTAATATATCATCAGATAAGAGAAGTATCAATTGTACACAAGAGGATCGCTCCGTCCCCCACCATTATGAGGTAGGTGGGACTGAGGGTATCACAATCTAGACAAGATATCATGCTATGTAAAATTACATTCTTCTTTGTATTCTGAGTCTGTTGGTGCTCCCAACttaaaattgtttgttttttctgtgtgtctttaGAATGAAGAATGTATAGATTACAATATGGAGGTCAAAGAAAAGTTGGTTGAGAGGCATGATCAGCTGTCTGGGGAGAAGGATGGAATGATGACAATTAAAATGGAAGAAGAGATCTATGTGAggtgtgatcagcagtctgtggaggaggaaaaAATGATGACAatcaaaaaggaagaagaagagatataTGTAAGGGGTGGTCAGCCATCTACAGAGGAAAGGGAAATAATATGGTCAATTAAAGAGGAGGAATGCCATCTGGATATCAGCACAAGTGAGTAGTAAATCTTCGCTGCAGAAACATTTATTTGATTGCAAGTAGATGTGGAGACTAAAAGTGAGTTAATGTTGAAGGCCaatgaaagtgtacctgaggcgacatgctgagataaacatgtgtatgtacaatgcaaaCCATATTAATAACCAATCCGTTTTACTTGCTCTATTttggtgcctgaaagagttaatttttaggcatggaagtggcaacttgttgggaatatagtaaacatcactgataagctaattacagccataaacgttttccaggcagaatacaacttctgagagctgaGGGAGAtacaatacatgaactattggctttttttctaactctgggacacgtaTTAGGCTGCTACTGAGCACAGGCAACACAATATGCAGTCTActttataaatatttaaatataaattaaaaccatggaatatctgaaaaaaaggtcatttttaggagtaggaggataaatacaattgtttatctcatcagtatattttcacctcgggttcactttttaAGAACAGGATCTGTTATAAGGTTTGTGCATACAACATCCCATCTCTCCTAGTGAAACATTTACTCCAAAATAAGGGCAATGTCACTTGCAAAATGGTGGTTTCTAGAGGTTGCGCAAATATAGGACCCACGGATGCTTATTGTGTCAAACTGGCATTCCAAACACATAAAATACCAGCAATGGTTTGCTTATTGGGCATGACCCAGTTTAGTATGTAAGTTATGTGGTAAGTGGCTAGAGTTAGGCAGGAGTAGGTGGGAGAGGTTAGGGCTAGTTACAGGTAATGTGGGTGAGGTTAGAGCTAGTTATGAGAAAGGTGGAGGAGGTTAGAGCTAGGCaggggagtaggtgggggaggttagaaCTAGTTACAAGTAATATGTGGGAGGGTACAGCTTGGTAGGGAGTAGGTGGGGAAGTTTAGAGCTAGTTACGGGTAGTGTGGGGGAGGTTAGAGCTAGTTATGGGTAATGTGGAAGAGATTAGAGCTAGTAATGGGTAATGTGGGGAAGGTTAGAGATAGTTACGTGTAAGTTGCTGGAGTGAGGTTATGAGTAATGTGGGTGAGGAAAGAGCTAGGCATGGAGTAAATAGGTGGGTTAGAGCTAGTTATGAGTAAGGTGGGGAAGGTTAGAGCTAGTTATGAGTAAGGTGGGGAAGTTTAGAGCTAGTTATGAGTAAGGTGGATAAGGTTAGAGCTAGTTACGGGtaaggtgggggaggttagagcTAGACAGGGAGTAGGTAGGAGGGTTAGAGCTAGTTTTGAGTAAGGTGGGGAGGTTAAAGCTAGGTAGGAagcaggtgggggaggttagtgctagttaCTGGTAATGTGGGGAGGTTATCGGTAGTTACTGGTAATGTGTGGGAGGTTAGACTAGCTATGGGTAAGGTAGTGGAGAGTACAGGTAGTTACGGATAATGTGGGGGAGGTTAGAGCTAGCTactggtaagggggtggaggttaGAGCTTGTTACAGGTAATGTGGTGGAGGAGGTTAGAGCTAGCAACAGTTAAGATAGGGGAGGTTAGAGCTAGGTAGAGAGTAGGTGGGTGAGGTTAGTGCTAGTTATGGGtaaggtgggggaggttagagcTAGCTACAGGTAATGTGGCGGAGGTTAAAACTAGTTATGGGTGGGGGAGGGAAGTCGGAGCTAGGtagggagtaggtgggggaggttagagcCAGATATTGTaatgtggggtggggtgggggggattagAGCTAGTTATGGGTAAGATGAGGGAGGTAAGAGCTAGGCATGAAGTTGGTAGGTTGGCTAGAGCTAGTTACAAGtaaggtgggggaggttagagaTAGGTAaggagtaggtggggaggttAGAGCTAGTTACGGGTAAGGTGGAGTAGGATAGAGTTGAGCAgggagtaggtaggtgggttgAGTTAGAGTtgtagccgacagtatgcgcgtgtgtacgcgctgtcggcggactgataaggctgtttctgaatgatccgtacACGCGCTTACTGtccgctaaagaccgcccagcgggaggttccGGCGGACCCGTagtttccttttgtagtgcgtgtgtaagcACCTATAGCCTCAATCTCAGACCTCTGGGTACACATTAACGTCCACATTCCCATAGTAAAAGTCTAACTTCCCTGCGTCCCACTTTAACCCCTCCACTCTATGCCTATATATCCACCCACTGTCCTGTGACTAACTCTTAAGCTCAGGGAGGTAACAGTTGGCAGGGAGTAGGTGGAAGCATAGGTAGGCGAGTTAGAGCTAGTTACGAGTAAGGTGGGGGATGTTAGAGCTAGGaagggagtaggtgggggaggttagagcTATTTACGGGTAATGTGGGTGAGGTTAGAGTATAGGTGGCCAtagatggtacaatttttcaattttttcaattagaaaatttagttcgattattccgttagatcgaatataaaaatCTTTCCAGCATgtgcgatctgatttttctctcaaaaacgggataatcgttcaaatttcttgatcgaaaaaaaatattttcaactttcattcgatttgaccatttagatcgaataaacgggataaccgaacgtttttattgtaccatgtatggccaccataagttaTGGGTAAGGTAGGGGAGGGTAGAGCTAGGCAAGGAGTAGGTGGGCAGAAGGGTTTATGTTCAGCACAAGGACAGCCATCACAGTCTGATATGAAATCTGCTTTGTTGAGGTGCAAATCAAACTGAAACAATGACCCTTTCAACCTTATCAGCAGTGTTTCCTCAGCCAGATAGAATAGTTTTGCCTTCTAGTTACTTTTCAGTGCTGAATTCAACTAGCTGTTCCACAAGCTCCTTTGCATAGCTAGCAAAGCTagttatatatagatatagatatattacactttctctggatataaacaggaggggactgcatAAAATGTAAAGATATGACAATTACTCTAATTACTCTATGTGCCTATGTTCATGTTTAAAAATTGCAGACCTTAAACTTTAAATGGATATGAGACTCAGCTTTATGTTACTAATATTCAATTTACCAGGAGTAGTACACATAAAATTAATTGACATAAGtttatgttcagttcaggtttgttctAATGCTTCCATTCCCTGAAATATGTTCCACCACTTGAAACCAATGCAATGGAGGGAGGTTCCTGGGGATTATAGCTTTTGGGCGGATTAAGCATATGTTGTATATCTGTATTTTAACTCTGtatggcctcagttcactaagcattaccgtaatgcagaaaacagctgattttacctaacctcttcccaaattccaattcactaaaccgttTACCACACAGAAAATTGAAATTAcgcactagtgaggtaaattaccaacttgtgtggtAAAAGCCTCAAGAAATGTCTAGAAatggcaattcacaaagatttcggTAAatcaaaaaaaagtgttcagtaattTTCTCCAGCAATTAGCAGCCGATAACTCACTCTCTCCATGTTCTCTCCATACGGTAACTTTGACAGACAGCCAATAGTGAGAGCCAGACAGCCAGTAGTGAGAGCCAGACAGCCTATAGTgagagccagacagccaatagTGAGtgctacacagccctgcttctcatccTGATTTGATCCGACTTAGTggaaggcttttctgcatccctttagatgtgcatatctgtattctggcatacaggagagctccccctggtggctgcagcacatctaaaggaatgAAGGGGATGCACTGGATAGAAAATCCTAAATTATGCACACAGCTCTCTGCCTCaccgctgacctgctccacagctggtaagtgacacttaccgagcagggcttattGAATTGAAGcttgtttgttcggtaaattaccgaacttctacctcATGtaaggaaatcttagtgaatttggaaaaaaagtgtaaaataccgaatgcggtattttacaggCCAAAATTGTTTTATTGAACTGTCCTTACTGAATTGAGAACCTATATGTGTATTTTAAAGTTACTTCAGATGTTACAATGGGAATGAATGTTGTATAACTAATATCTTTTACCTCCAGATGATAATGCAGAAGATAATGGCGTCACACAATATTCTCCAGGAGGAAACCCCATTACTGGAAATACACATCACAGACTTTACCATGAGGACAGATCACCGGATCACTCTAATCCTGACCGATCACATCCTGTTACCCCAAATATACAACCAAGAGGTTATAATGCTAATAAATCACTTCATCTGTCTGATTCTTGGGAATCTTCTAGTAAATCATGTGTTCTTACTCAAAGAGGTAAAAATATATTCACATCAACTGACTGGGACAATTGTAAAATGAAATCAGTGGTTTTATCTCAGAAAAGTCACAAAGGTgagcggcctttttcatgttcagagtgtggaaaatgCTTTACTCTGAAAGGAGATCTTGCAAGACATCAGAAATTTCACACAGGTGATcgccctttttcatgttcagagtgtgggaaatgttttactctgAAGTCAGAtcttgttaggcatcagaggattcacactggtgagcggcctttttcatgttcagagtgtgggaaatgctttactCAGAAGTCTGAACTGGTTAGACATCAGAGGATTCACACTGGTGCGtgccctttttcatgttcagagtgtgggaaatgttttgaaaagaAGTCCGCTCTTCTTACACAcctgagaattcacacaggtgagcgccCTTTTTCATGTTCTGTGTGTGGGAAATTATTTAATTTGAAGGCGCATCTAATTAGACACCATATAACTCACACAGGGGAGCAACCTTTTCCTTGCTCTGAGTGTGGAAAGAGCTTTAATCGGAAATCGGCTCTTCAGAGGCACTGGAGAATTCACACAAGCAAACATAGTTTATTACTTTCAGaaagtgggaaatgtttcagtgagATAAATCTTCTCAGACATCAGAAAGTTCATAGTGGTGAGCAACTGTTTATGTGTTTAAAGTGTGAGAAAGGGTTTACTCTGAAGGCAGACCTTCTTAAccaccagagaattcacacagatgagcagcctttttcatgttcacaatgtgggaaatgttttattctgAAGTCGGACCTTCTTagccaccagaaaatacacagaggtaagcggcctttttcatgttcagagtgtgggaaatgttttactctgAAGTCAGATCTtcttagacaccagagaattcacacaggtgagcggccttttttatgttcagagtgtgggaaatgtttcactctTAATGGGAACCTCCTTAAACACCAG
This window encodes:
- the LOC137536863 gene encoding oocyte zinc finger protein XlCOF22-like → MQWEERTRCWNWQFRRTLKMFEGQNHVTEGILNFTLEIIFLLTGEEYEVVKKTSREFLTPSRPLHGPPTILVPPPNPLMPERSNEKILDVIYKMIELLTGEEWQYLEGQKDFYKDIMEENQPPNISSDKRSINCTQEDRSVPHHYENEECIDYNMEVKEKLVERHDQLSGEKDGMMTIKMEEEIYVRCDQQSVEEEKMMTIKKEEEEIYVRGGQPSTEEREIIWSIKEEECHLDISTNDNAEDNGVTQYSPGGNPITGNTHHRLYHEDRSPDHSNPDRSHPVTPNIQPRGYNANKSLHLSDSWESSSKSCVLTQRGKNIFTSTDWDNCKMKSVVLSQKSHKGERPFSCSECGKCFTLKGDLARHQKFHTGDRPFSCSECGKCFTLKSDLVRHQRIHTGERPFSCSECGKCFTQKSELVRHQRIHTGACPFSCSECGKCFEKKSALLTHLRIHTGERPFSCSVCGKLFNLKAHLIRHHITHTGEQPFPCSECGKSFNRKSALQRHWRIHTSKHSLLLSESGKCFSEINLLRHQKVHSGEQLFMCLKCEKGFTLKADLLNHQRIHTDEQPFSCSQCGKCFILKSDLLSHQKIHRGKRPFSCSECGKCFTLKSDLLRHQRIHTGERPFLCSECGKCFTLNGNLLKHQKKRHKDKLMKLPNPAETSDKSLRVAPDVLSSCDDYNKSPDEPAVADNLGKLCTLTEIYGKMLPSSECDPSTHTKKVVHPFHVQSVGTVLLGNSSFSPISDPIQASSPSHVLSVGNVSARKYFFMNM